One segment of Triticum aestivum cultivar Chinese Spring chromosome 2A, IWGSC CS RefSeq v2.1, whole genome shotgun sequence DNA contains the following:
- the LOC123186473 gene encoding ubiquitin carboxyl-terminal hydrolase 3 isoform X2: MAAPTSSASACSGERWPPLESRPEVFNQFMWSLGVPRGEAEFHDVYGLDADALAMVPQPVLAVVFCFPDPPEDPAAPPEQVSATEDKESLDGVYFIKQIDSLGNACGTIALLHAVGNACSEISLLENSGLDLFFKSTASMDPYERVRVLEKDDDMARAHSLAANAGDTEIGDIVEEHYVCFTTLNGTLYELDGIKGGPIKHGPSSPESLLQDAVNVIKAMMQRIPNSVNFNVMVLSRKLK, translated from the exons ATGGCAGCGCCGACCTCCTCCGCCTCTGCCTGCTCCGGCGAGCGGTGGCCCCCGCTCGAGTCCAGACCCGAAGTCTTCAACCAG TTCATGTGGTCGCTGGGTGTCCCGCGGGGCGAGGCCGAGTTCCACGACGTGTACGGGCTAGACGCCGACGCGCTGGCCATGGTGCCCCagcccgtgctcgccgtcgtctTCTGCTTCCCCGATCCGCCCGAG GATCCAGCAGCCCCTCCAGAACAAGTCTCAGCTACTGAAGACAAG GAAAGTTTGGATGGGGTGTATTTCATAAAACAGATCGACTCATTAGGAAATGCTTGTGGAACTATCGCTTTACTTCATGCTGTTGGAAATGCATGTTCAGAAATCAGTCTAT TGGAGAATTCAGGCTTGGACCTGTTTTTCAAATCAACAGCCAGCATGGACCCGTATGAG CGTGTCAGAGTGTTGGAGAAGGACGATGACATGGCAAGAGCTCACTCATTGGCTGCCAATGCTGGTGACACAGAG ATCGGTGACATTGTAGAAGAGCATTATGTTTGTTTCACAACTCTCAATG GGACACTTTACGAGCTCGATGGAATAAAGGGTGGACCAATAAAGCATGGTCCCTCATCTCCTGAAAGTTTACTGCAG GATGCCGTGAATGTCATCAAGGCGATGATGCAGAGGATTCCCAATTCGGTAAACTTCAATGTGATGGTGCTATCGAGGAAACTGAAGTAA
- the LOC123186473 gene encoding ubiquitin carboxyl-terminal hydrolase 3 isoform X1, whose amino-acid sequence MAAPTSSASACSGERWPPLESRPEVFNQFMWSLGVPRGEAEFHDVYGLDADALAMVPQPVLAVVFCFPDPPEDPAAPPEQVSATEDKQESLDGVYFIKQIDSLGNACGTIALLHAVGNACSEISLLENSGLDLFFKSTASMDPYERVRVLEKDDDMARAHSLAANAGDTEIGDIVEEHYVCFTTLNGTLYELDGIKGGPIKHGPSSPESLLQDAVNVIKAMMQRIPNSVNFNVMVLSRKLK is encoded by the exons ATGGCAGCGCCGACCTCCTCCGCCTCTGCCTGCTCCGGCGAGCGGTGGCCCCCGCTCGAGTCCAGACCCGAAGTCTTCAACCAG TTCATGTGGTCGCTGGGTGTCCCGCGGGGCGAGGCCGAGTTCCACGACGTGTACGGGCTAGACGCCGACGCGCTGGCCATGGTGCCCCagcccgtgctcgccgtcgtctTCTGCTTCCCCGATCCGCCCGAG GATCCAGCAGCCCCTCCAGAACAAGTCTCAGCTACTGAAGACAAG CAGGAAAGTTTGGATGGGGTGTATTTCATAAAACAGATCGACTCATTAGGAAATGCTTGTGGAACTATCGCTTTACTTCATGCTGTTGGAAATGCATGTTCAGAAATCAGTCTAT TGGAGAATTCAGGCTTGGACCTGTTTTTCAAATCAACAGCCAGCATGGACCCGTATGAG CGTGTCAGAGTGTTGGAGAAGGACGATGACATGGCAAGAGCTCACTCATTGGCTGCCAATGCTGGTGACACAGAG ATCGGTGACATTGTAGAAGAGCATTATGTTTGTTTCACAACTCTCAATG GGACACTTTACGAGCTCGATGGAATAAAGGGTGGACCAATAAAGCATGGTCCCTCATCTCCTGAAAGTTTACTGCAG GATGCCGTGAATGTCATCAAGGCGATGATGCAGAGGATTCCCAATTCGGTAAACTTCAATGTGATGGTGCTATCGAGGAAACTGAAGTAA
- the LOC123186473 gene encoding ubiquitin carboxyl-terminal hydrolase 3 isoform X3, whose product MAAPTSSASACSGERWPPLESRPEVFNQFMWSLGVPRGEAEFHDVYGLDADALAMVPQPVLAVVFCFPDPPEDPAAPPEQVSATEDKWRIQAWTCFSNQQPAWTRMRVLEKDDDMARAHSLAANAGDTEIGDIVEEHYVCFTTLNGTLYELDGIKGGPIKHGPSSPESLLQDAVNVIKAMMQRIPNSVNFNVMVLSRKLK is encoded by the exons ATGGCAGCGCCGACCTCCTCCGCCTCTGCCTGCTCCGGCGAGCGGTGGCCCCCGCTCGAGTCCAGACCCGAAGTCTTCAACCAG TTCATGTGGTCGCTGGGTGTCCCGCGGGGCGAGGCCGAGTTCCACGACGTGTACGGGCTAGACGCCGACGCGCTGGCCATGGTGCCCCagcccgtgctcgccgtcgtctTCTGCTTCCCCGATCCGCCCGAG GATCCAGCAGCCCCTCCAGAACAAGTCTCAGCTACTGAAGACAAG TGGAGAATTCAGGCTTGGACCTGTTTTTCAAATCAACAGCCAGCATGGACCCGTATGAG AGTGTTGGAGAAGGACGATGACATGGCAAGAGCTCACTCATTGGCTGCCAATGCTGGTGACACAGAG ATCGGTGACATTGTAGAAGAGCATTATGTTTGTTTCACAACTCTCAATG GGACACTTTACGAGCTCGATGGAATAAAGGGTGGACCAATAAAGCATGGTCCCTCATCTCCTGAAAGTTTACTGCAG GATGCCGTGAATGTCATCAAGGCGATGATGCAGAGGATTCCCAATTCGGTAAACTTCAATGTGATGGTGCTATCGAGGAAACTGAAGTAA